Genomic window (Megamonas funiformis):
TTTTGTCTGTATATCTTTTATATCATCTTCATTTAATTGTTCAATCACATCTTGCATACAGCAAAAAGTTTTATCTGCATATAAATCATTAAGTGCTATTATCTTATCTTCATCATTTGCTAAAACACCTATCAATTTCTTATCTTCTATTTTAAAATTTACAAACTTCATTATCCTTCATTCCTTTCCTTACTTACTAACTAAAATATATATTATACATTTTCAATCCAAAATCCTTCTATTTTATAATCCTATTCAACAAATAGGTTTTAATGAAAATAAATTTATATAATTATTTCACCAATCTAAATTTATTATTGTATTTGCTCTAATAAATTATTTTATATTCATCTTGACATTATATACTATTCATACTAAAATAATAGTAAATAAGATATAAATTTCTTTTATTCTTTTAATTTATAAATATATTTTAAATCTATATATAAACAAGTAATTATCATATTTTCATAAACTTTAAACCTACTATAAAAGTAGGATAGGAGGATATATTTCATGACTAAATCTCTTTTAAATATTACGGACTTATACGCTAGTGCTGAAGATAAAACAATTTTACAAAATTTAAATTTAAATATAAATAAAGGTGAAACTCATATTTTAATGGGCCCTAATGGTGCAGGAAAATCTACATTAGGCAATGTCATTATGGGTAATTCTCAATATAAAGTAGACCGTGGAAGTATATTTTTCAAAGATGAAGATATTACTTCTACTAGAACTGATGAACGTGCTCAAAAAGGATTATTCTTATCTTTCCAAAGCCCTATAGAAATTCCTGGTGTTTCTATCTCTCAATTTATCCGTACTGCTATGGAAACAAAAGAAAAAATCCGCCTAAAAGCTTTTCGCGATAAATTAAAAACTGTTACTAAGACACTCGGTATCAATGAACAATGGATTAATCGTGAATTAAATGTAGGATTTTCTGGTGGCGAACGCAAAAAAATTGAAATGCTTCAATTATTAATGCTAAATCCTAAATTAGCTATCTTAGATGAAACAGACTCTGGTCTTGATGTTGACGCTGTAAAAACTGTTTCTCGCGGTATACAGACATTCCAACAAGATGACCAAAAATCTTTATTAATCATCACTCACAACAGCAAAATCCTTGAATA
Coding sequences:
- the sufC gene encoding Fe-S cluster assembly ATPase SufC gives rise to the protein MTKSLLNITDLYASAEDKTILQNLNLNINKGETHILMGPNGAGKSTLGNVIMGNSQYKVDRGSIFFKDEDITSTRTDERAQKGLFLSFQSPIEIPGVSISQFIRTAMETKEKIRLKAFRDKLKTVTKTLGINEQWINRELNVGFSGGERKKIEMLQLLMLNPKLAILDETDSGLDVDAVKTVSRGIQTFQQDDQKSLLIITHNSKILEYLHIDYVHILINGKIIKTGDASLIKIINEQGYEPLITGQGE